In Drosophila simulans strain w501 unplaced genomic scaffold, Prin_Dsim_3.1 Segkk8_quiver_pilon, whole genome shotgun sequence, one genomic interval encodes:
- the LOC123327460 gene encoding uncharacterized protein LOC123327460, translated as MSQNDTRAQRQREQDERRLSIQRNNAYFSYVSPIIPNADIERSITHSPRNLLLPTNQERARSCSPALLVSTEAPLPPTTTAGDRPTARSTSSSAAPAHAQTESAKAKPQAINGTAALPARQNENVNKKAVSTWQTGMDRYITIKRKLSPEKSDLENKPKNTRDNSTLIKNVALQIPTDLPCW; from the coding sequence atgaGTCAGAACGACACTCGCGCTCAGCGACAGCGCGAGCAAGACGAACGTCGGCTCTCAATTCAACGCAACAACGCGTACTTCTCCTACGTCTCACCGATAATCCCAAACGCAGACATCGAGCGGTCAATAACCCATAGCCCAAGAAACCTTCTTCTAccaacaaatcaagaaaggGCGCGCTCCTGCTCCCCCGCTCTCTTAGTTTCGACAGAAGCCCCGCtacctccaacaacaacagctggagaTAGACCGACAGCCCGCTCTACCTCGTCATCGGCTGCACCCGCTCACGCTCAGACTGAGTCAGCGAAAGCTAAACCGCAAGCAATAAACGGTACTGCTGCACTACCAGCaagacaaaacgaaaacgtaaacaaaaaagctgtGTCGACCTGGCAGACTGGAATGGACCGCTACATtacaataaagcgaaagcTCAGCCCGGAAAAATCAGATCtggaaaacaagccgaaaaatacacGCGACAACTCTACCTTGATCAAAAATGTAGCCCTGCAAATACCAACAGATTTGCCTTGCTGGTAG
- the LOC123327461 gene encoding uncharacterized protein LOC123327461: MADLPKERLEGSHAVEITGIDFCGPFFHKSDTCNKPAVKCYVCVFICFASKALHLELIKDLSTVAFLCGLKRFICTRRKPKQIWSDNATNFVGAKNELLELRRLFLSSDHQGSVQNFCLSETIDWRFIPPRSPHFGGLWEAAVKTAKHHFYRAVGTAVLTFDELRTLVCHNSAVINSRP; encoded by the coding sequence atggcggaCCTTCCCAAGGAGCGCTTGGAAGGATCTCACGCTGTTGAGATTACTGGTATAGACTTCTGTGGACCCTTCTTTCACAAGTCGGATACTTGCAACAAGCCCGCGGTTAAATGCTACGTCTgcgtatttatatgctttgcaAGCAAGGCACTGCAcctggagctgatcaaggatCTCTCGACAGTTGCGTTTCTGTGCGGACTCAAGAGGTTCATATGCACCCGGCGGAAGCCGAAGCAAATTTGGTCAGACAACGCCACCAACTTTGTCGGCGCCAAAAATGAACTTCTGGAACTTCGAAGGTTATTTCTCAGCAGCGACCATCAAGGCTCTGTTCAgaatttttgcctttcggaGACGATTGACTGGCGGTTCATCCCTCCACGGTCGCCCCATTTCGGTGGACTTTGGGAAGCAGCGGTGAAAACGGCCAAACATCATTTCTACCGCGCTGTGGGTACGGCGGttctgaccttcgacgagctGAGGACGCTGGTGTGCCACAACTCGGCAGTTATTAACTCCAGACCTTaa
- the LOC123327462 gene encoding uncharacterized protein LOC123327462: MADLPKERLEGSHAVEITGIDFCGPFFHKSDTCNKPAVKCYVCVFICFASKALHLELIKDLSTVAFLCGLKRFICTRRKPKQIWSDNATNFVGAKNELLELRRLFLSSDHQGSVQNFCLSETIDWRFIPPRSPHFGGLWEAAVKTAKHHFYRAVGTAVLTFDELRTLVCHISAIINSRP; the protein is encoded by the coding sequence atggcggaCCTTCCCAAGGAGCGCTTGGAAGGATCTCACGCTGTTGAGATTACTGGTATAGACTTCTGTGGACCCTTCTTTCACAAGTCGGATACTTGCAACAAGCCCGCGGTTAAATGCTACGTCTgcgtatttatatgctttgcaAGCAAGGCACTGCAcctggagctgatcaaggatCTCTCGACAGTTGCGTTTCTGTGCGGACTCAAGAGGTTCATATGCACCCGGCGGAAGCCGAAGCAAATTTGGTCAGACAACGCCACCAACTTTGTCGGCGCCAAAAATGAACTTCTGGAACTTCGAAGGTTATTTCTCAGCAGCGACCATCAAGGCTCTGTTCAgaatttttgcctttcggaGACGATTGACTGGCGGTTCATCCCTCCACGGTCGCCCCATTTCGGTGGACTTTGGGAAGCAGCGGTGAAAACGGCCAAACATCATTTCTACCGCGCTGTGGGTACGGCGGttctgaccttcgacgagctGAGGACGCTGGTGTGCCACATCTCGGCAATTATTAACTCCAGACCTTaa
- the LOC123327463 gene encoding uncharacterized protein LOC123327463 gives MSQNDTRAQRQREQDERRLSIQRNNAYFSYVSPIIPNADIERSITHSPRNLLLPTNQERARSCSPALLVSTEAPLPPTTTAGDRPTARSTSSSAAPAHAQTESAKAKPQAINGTAALPARQNENVNKKAVSTWQTGMDRYITIKRKLSPEKSDLENKPKNTRDNSTLIKNVAPANTNRFALLVDTAEDVPLGSATWNANGVSQRKLELAQFLHEKHIDVMLLSETHLTSKYNFQIRDYHFYGTNHPESSTFSWMSTLSLH, from the exons atgaGTCAGAACGACACTCGCGCTCAGCGACAGCGCGAGCAAGACGAACGTCGGCTCTCAATTCAACGCAACAACGCGTACTTCTCCTACGTCTCACCGATAATCCCAAACGCAGACATCGAGCGGTCAATAACCCATAGCCCAAGAAACCTTCTTCTAccaacaaatcaagaaaggGCGCGCTCCTGCTCCCCCGCTCTCTTAGTTTCGACAGAAGCCCCGCtacctccaacaacaacagctggagaTAGACCGACAGCCCGCTCTACCTCGTCATCGGCTGCACCCGCTCACGCTCAGACTGAGTCAGCGAAAGCTAAACCGCAAGCAATAAACGGTACTGCTGCACTACCAGCaagacaaaacgaaaacgtaaacaaaaaagctgtGTCGACCTGGCAGACTGGAATGGACCGCTACATtacaataaagcgaaagcTCAGCCCGGAAAAATCAGATCtggaaaacaagccgaaaaatacacGCGACAACTCTACCTTGATCAAAAATGTAGCCCCTGCAAATACCAACAGATTTGCCTTGCTGGTAGATACCGCTGAGGACGTACCGCTGGGATCCG CTACGTGGAACGCCAATGGCGTCTCACAGCGCAAACTTGAGCTAGCTCAATTCCTGCATGAGAAGCATATCGACGTAATGCTTCTTTCGGAAACTCATCtcacaagcaaatacaattttcaaataagagACTACCATTTCTACGGTACAAATCATCCCGAATCATCAACATTCAGCTGGATGTCAACACTCTCCTTACACTAG
- the LOC123327464 gene encoding uncharacterized protein LOC123327464 produces MADLPKERLEGSHAVEITGIDFCGPFFHKSDTCNKPAVKCYVCVFICFASKALHLELIKDLSTVAFLCGLKRFICTRRKPKQIWSDNATNFVGAKNELLELRRLFLSSDHQGFVQNFCLSETIDWRFIHPRSPHFGGLWEAAVKTAKHHFYRAVGTAVLTFDELRTLVCHISAIINSRP; encoded by the coding sequence atggcggaCCTTCCCAAGGAGCGCTTGGAAGGATCTCACGCTGTTGAGATTACTGGTATAGACTTCTGTGGACCCTTCTTTCACAAGTCGGATACTTGCAACAAGCCCGCGGTTAAATGCTACGTCTgcgtatttatatgctttgcaAGCAAGGCACTGCAcctggagctgatcaaggatCTCTCGACAGTTGCGTTTCTGTGCGGACTCAAGAGGTTCATATGCACCCGGCGGAAGCCGAAGCAAATTTGGTCAGACAACGCCACCAACTTTGTCGGCGCCAAAAATGAACTTCTGGAACTTCGAAGGTTATTTCTCAGCAGCGACCATCAAGGCTTTGTTCAgaatttttgcctttcggaGACGATTGACTGGCGGTTCATCCATCCACGGTCGCCCCATTTCGGTGGACTTTGGGAAGCAGCGGTGAAAACGGCCAAACATCATTTCTACCGCGCTGTGGGTACGGCGGttctgaccttcgacgagctGAGGACGCTGGTGTGCCACATCTCGGCAATTATTAACTCCAGACCTTaa